A region of uncultured Carboxylicivirga sp. DNA encodes the following proteins:
- the ispG gene encoding (E)-4-hydroxy-3-methylbut-2-enyl-diphosphate synthase translates to MLEEPIYCEDLFNYHRNPTIEVKVGNMTIGGDAPIRIQSMTTTNTLDTDGTASQVMSILDEGADIVRITTQGRREAYNLENIKKVLLDKGYNAPIVADIHFNPNAAEIAAEKVEKVRINPGNFAGGAKKFNLIDYTDEAYDEELESAKSKLKPFIRICKENQTAIRIGTNHGSLSDRIMSRYGDTPQGMVESCMEYLRMCRELDFNDIVLSIKASNTRIMVHTVRLLVASMKKEKMNYPLHLGVTEAGSEDEGRIKSAVGSGALLADGLGDTIRVSLTEDPEKEVPVAQKLVNYIIQRKDHDPIPVGMVTSFTPYEYNKRKSHAVLNIGGENIAVVVGEADNEKQMTDYLLVEEIGQPDNSRSYVIPYLNWKQGLDDNVYPLMTASELKESTEFKEPFFLKLSLPELDQEIVEVLKRHRNIIVLAYSNHINRPVEQRALIFKMDEMGLTHPVVLMNEYNEDQLEDLQIKSAADAGLLLLDGFVDGILLSNSGTVSKSELTNISFGILQASRVRFTKTEFISCPGCGRTLFSLQETTRKIKSKTSHLKGLRIGVMGCIVNGVGEMADADYGYIGSGPGTVSLFKNRELVKRNLPGEQAVDELIELIKQNGDWVDPEG, encoded by the coding sequence ATGTTGGAAGAACCAATCTATTGCGAAGACCTTTTTAATTATCATCGAAATCCAACTATAGAAGTAAAGGTTGGAAATATGACAATCGGAGGTGATGCTCCCATCCGAATTCAGTCAATGACAACCACAAATACACTTGATACGGATGGAACAGCCAGTCAGGTGATGAGTATTCTGGATGAAGGAGCTGATATTGTTCGTATTACCACTCAGGGTAGACGCGAAGCATATAATCTTGAGAATATTAAAAAGGTTTTGCTGGATAAGGGATATAATGCTCCTATTGTTGCAGATATCCATTTTAATCCTAATGCAGCTGAGATTGCTGCTGAAAAAGTAGAGAAGGTTCGTATCAATCCGGGTAATTTCGCAGGTGGTGCTAAAAAATTCAATCTGATTGATTACACAGATGAGGCTTACGATGAAGAGCTGGAATCAGCTAAGTCTAAGCTAAAGCCATTCATCAGAATATGTAAAGAGAATCAAACTGCCATTCGTATCGGAACCAATCATGGCTCACTGTCCGATCGTATCATGAGCAGATATGGTGATACGCCACAAGGAATGGTGGAATCGTGTATGGAATATTTGCGCATGTGTCGCGAGCTTGATTTCAATGATATTGTTTTGAGTATCAAAGCCAGCAATACGCGTATTATGGTTCATACGGTGCGCTTACTGGTAGCCAGTATGAAAAAGGAAAAAATGAATTATCCTTTGCATCTGGGAGTTACTGAGGCTGGCAGTGAAGATGAAGGACGTATAAAATCAGCTGTTGGGTCTGGTGCTTTATTGGCAGATGGTTTGGGAGATACCATACGTGTTTCGTTAACCGAAGATCCGGAAAAGGAAGTTCCTGTGGCTCAGAAATTGGTTAATTATATCATTCAGCGAAAGGATCATGATCCTATTCCGGTTGGTATGGTGACATCTTTTACTCCTTATGAGTATAATAAAAGAAAGTCACATGCTGTGCTAAACATTGGTGGTGAGAATATAGCAGTTGTTGTTGGTGAAGCGGATAATGAAAAGCAAATGACAGACTATCTGTTGGTTGAAGAGATTGGTCAACCTGATAACAGCAGGTCTTATGTTATTCCATATTTAAACTGGAAGCAAGGATTGGATGATAATGTCTACCCGTTAATGACTGCATCTGAGTTAAAAGAATCAACTGAATTTAAGGAGCCGTTTTTTTTAAAACTTTCATTACCCGAACTGGATCAAGAAATCGTTGAGGTATTAAAGAGACATAGAAACATTATCGTATTAGCTTATTCGAACCATATAAACAGGCCTGTTGAACAACGAGCTTTGATATTTAAGATGGATGAGATGGGATTGACTCATCCTGTGGTTTTAATGAATGAGTATAACGAGGATCAGCTTGAAGATTTGCAGATTAAATCAGCAGCTGATGCAGGGCTATTGTTACTGGATGGTTTCGTGGATGGGATATTGCTAAGTAATTCAGGAACTGTTTCTAAAAGTGAATTAACAAATATTTCATTTGGTATCCTTCAGGCTTCAAGAGTTAGATTTACCAAAACAGAATTCATTTCATGTCCGGGCTGTGGACGTACATTATTCTCTTTACAGGAAACAACCCGGAAGATTAAGAGTAAAACTTCTCATCTCAAGGGTTTAAGGATTGGTGTGATGGGGTGTATCGTAAATGGTGTTGGTGAAATGGCTGATGCTGATTATGGTTACATTGGCTCTGGTCCGGGAACAGTAAGTTTATTTAAAAACAGAGAACTGGTTAAAAGAAATTTACCTGGCGAACAAGCCGTTGATGAACTGATTGAATTGATAAAACAGAACGGAGATTGGGTTGATCCGGAGGGCTAA
- the asnS gene encoding asparagine--tRNA ligase, whose protein sequence is MEQIRRTKITDLLKTTETGQIVNVKGWVRTKRGNKQVNFVALNDGTCIHNLQIVVDVPNFDEAQLKRITTGAAVSINGEVCASTGSGQAVEVLAKEIEVMGDCDVDKYPLQPKKHSLEFLREIAHLRFRTNTFGAIARVRHAMIFAVHQFFTQKGFLNIHTPIITASDAEGAGEMFKVTTLDLDKLPRTEEGDINFKEDFFGKATNLTVSGQLEGELAALAMGEIYTFGPTFRAENSNTSRHLAEFWMIEPEMAFYDLNDNMDLAEEFLKFLIKYALDNCLDDLIFLSNRLQEEEKDKKAEDKTMELIEKLEFVLANDFIRLPYTEAIDILKNSKPNKKGKFKYPIDGFGSDLQSEHERYLVEKHFKKPVILTDYPKDIKAFYMKQNEDGKTVRAMDVLFPQIGEIIGGSQREENYDKLYNRMTEMEIPAEEMWWYLDTRRFGSVVHSGFGLGFERLMLFVTGMGNIRDVIPFPRTPKTAEF, encoded by the coding sequence ATGGAACAGATACGTCGTACTAAAATTACCGACCTGCTAAAAACTACAGAAACAGGTCAGATAGTAAATGTCAAAGGTTGGGTTAGAACCAAACGAGGAAATAAGCAAGTTAATTTTGTTGCATTGAATGACGGTACATGTATCCATAATTTGCAAATAGTTGTTGATGTACCCAATTTTGATGAGGCTCAATTGAAAAGAATCACAACAGGAGCTGCTGTTTCTATCAATGGAGAAGTTTGTGCATCAACAGGTAGTGGACAGGCTGTTGAGGTTTTAGCTAAAGAAATTGAGGTGATGGGTGATTGTGATGTGGATAAATATCCGCTTCAACCTAAAAAGCATAGCCTTGAATTCCTGCGTGAGATTGCTCACTTGCGTTTCCGTACAAACACATTTGGTGCTATCGCCCGTGTTCGTCATGCTATGATTTTTGCCGTTCATCAGTTCTTTACTCAAAAGGGTTTTCTTAATATTCATACTCCAATTATTACAGCTTCAGATGCTGAAGGAGCAGGTGAGATGTTTAAAGTAACTACCCTTGATTTAGATAAGCTACCAAGAACGGAAGAAGGAGATATTAATTTTAAAGAAGATTTCTTCGGAAAAGCTACCAATCTTACTGTTTCAGGACAGTTAGAAGGGGAGTTGGCTGCATTGGCAATGGGTGAAATTTATACTTTTGGTCCTACTTTCCGTGCTGAAAATTCAAATACTTCCCGTCACCTTGCTGAGTTTTGGATGATTGAACCAGAAATGGCTTTCTATGATTTGAATGATAATATGGATCTTGCTGAGGAATTCCTTAAGTTTCTGATCAAATATGCATTAGATAACTGTTTGGATGATCTGATATTCTTAAGCAATCGTCTGCAGGAAGAAGAAAAGGATAAGAAAGCTGAAGATAAAACAATGGAATTAATCGAGAAGCTTGAATTTGTATTGGCTAATGATTTTATCCGTTTACCTTATACCGAAGCAATTGATATCCTTAAAAATTCAAAACCGAATAAGAAAGGTAAGTTTAAATATCCAATTGATGGATTCGGTAGTGATCTTCAGTCGGAGCATGAACGTTACCTGGTTGAAAAGCATTTCAAAAAACCAGTTATCCTGACAGACTATCCTAAAGATATCAAAGCATTCTATATGAAGCAAAATGAGGATGGTAAAACCGTTCGTGCTATGGATGTTTTGTTCCCTCAGATTGGTGAAATCATTGGTGGTTCTCAACGTGAAGAAAACTATGATAAGCTTTATAACAGAATGACTGAAATGGAAATTCCGGCAGAAGAAATGTGGTGGTATCTTGATACCCGCCGTTTTGGGTCGGTAGTTCACAGTGGATTCGGATTAGGGTTTGAACGTTTAATGTTGTTTGTGACAGGAATGGGTAATATCAGGGATGTAATTCCTTTCCCACGTACCCCTAAAACAGCAGAATTTTAA
- the rpoN gene encoding RNA polymerase factor sigma-54 has product MLKQNLQQKLLQKLSPLQIQVIKLLEIPTAQLEQRIKKEIEENPVLELEREQPADPDSDDQDYKEPENERDEMSIDDYITDEDIPAYKLQQRNFSKDDKHEDIPFSNGTTFHEHLIAQLGLRRLTERQHEIAEYIIGNIDEDGYLRREVDEIIDDLAFAQNIEVDEREALDVLEIVQDFDPAGVGARDLQECLLLQISRKDRTIPDVENAFQVLKYHFEEFTRKHYDKITKRLHIDEDELKDALAEVLKLNPKPGSSYSNTMSKTVQHIIPDFILDVEDEKFQLSLNNRNVPELRISNTYSDMLEDFSANKKNQTEDKKNAVMFVKQKLDSAKWFIDAIKQRQNTLITVMEAILEYQKEYFVEGDETKMKPMILKDIADVTNLDISTISRVSNSKYIQTHFGIFALKYFFSEGMQTDTGEEVSTREIKKILEECIENEDKRKPLTDDKLASILKEKSYNIARRTVAKYREQLGIPVARLRKEL; this is encoded by the coding sequence ATGTTAAAACAGAATTTACAACAAAAGCTTCTTCAAAAGTTATCACCGCTTCAGATACAGGTGATAAAACTGCTTGAGATACCTACAGCTCAGCTTGAGCAACGTATTAAAAAGGAAATTGAAGAGAATCCTGTATTAGAGTTAGAGCGCGAACAACCAGCAGATCCTGATAGTGATGATCAGGATTATAAGGAGCCTGAAAACGAGCGAGATGAGATGTCGATTGATGATTACATCACTGATGAAGATATTCCGGCTTATAAACTTCAACAAAGAAACTTCTCCAAGGATGATAAGCATGAAGATATTCCGTTCTCAAACGGTACCACTTTTCATGAACATCTGATAGCCCAATTAGGGCTCCGCAGGCTTACCGAACGTCAGCATGAGATTGCTGAATATATTATTGGTAACATTGATGAGGATGGATACCTGCGTCGTGAAGTCGATGAGATTATTGATGACCTTGCATTTGCTCAAAATATTGAGGTTGATGAACGAGAAGCTCTTGATGTTCTAGAGATTGTTCAGGATTTCGATCCGGCAGGCGTTGGTGCGAGAGATTTACAGGAATGTCTGTTGCTGCAAATCAGCAGAAAAGACAGAACCATTCCTGATGTTGAGAATGCCTTTCAGGTATTAAAATATCACTTCGAAGAATTTACCCGTAAACACTACGATAAAATAACAAAACGACTTCATATTGATGAAGATGAGTTGAAGGATGCTTTGGCAGAAGTACTAAAGTTGAATCCGAAACCAGGTAGCTCATATAGCAATACCATGAGTAAAACGGTTCAACACATCATTCCCGATTTTATTTTGGATGTTGAGGATGAGAAGTTTCAGCTTAGTCTGAATAACAGAAATGTGCCTGAGTTGCGTATCAGTAATACATATTCTGATATGCTGGAAGACTTTAGTGCTAATAAGAAGAATCAAACCGAAGATAAGAAGAATGCTGTTATGTTTGTGAAGCAGAAACTTGATTCGGCAAAATGGTTTATTGATGCTATAAAGCAAAGACAAAATACTTTAATAACGGTGATGGAAGCAATTCTTGAGTATCAGAAAGAGTATTTTGTTGAAGGTGATGAAACAAAGATGAAGCCAATGATTTTAAAGGATATTGCAGATGTTACTAATCTGGATATCTCAACTATATCAAGAGTTTCGAACAGTAAATATATTCAAACACATTTTGGAATCTTCGCTCTTAAATATTTCTTCTCCGAAGGTATGCAAACCGATACCGGAGAGGAAGTAAGTACCCGCGAAATCAAAAAGATTCTCGAAGAATGTATTGAGAATGAAGATAAGCGAAAGCCGTTGACAGATGATAAACTGGCGAGTATCTTGAAAGAAAAATCATATAATATTGCACGTCGTACTGTGGCAAAATATCGTGAGCAGTTAGGTATTCCAGTGGCACGACTAAGAAAAGAGCTATAG
- a CDS encoding PAP2 family protein: protein MKIFSRVISTIFHPLLIPTIGLFLIFNVGGHFSYMPIEHQRIVYLIVFLSTCILPLSLIPLFLLLGVIKSVYMEERKERLLPVAFTGLFYLLGYYFLIRFPVVPYFIKGFMLATLLTIIVSMAVTFFWKISMHMIGIGGLTGAMLALSMRFGLDIWIVFSSVVLVSGFVGGARLYLNAHTPTQVHVGFFLGFLMVFWGILM, encoded by the coding sequence ATGAAAATTTTTTCCAGAGTAATCTCAACCATATTTCACCCTTTGTTAATTCCAACTATTGGGTTATTTCTGATTTTTAATGTAGGTGGACATTTCTCATACATGCCTATTGAGCATCAGCGGATTGTCTATTTGATAGTCTTTTTAAGTACTTGTATTCTTCCTTTAAGCCTGATTCCATTGTTTCTCCTTTTAGGCGTTATCAAATCGGTTTATATGGAAGAAAGAAAAGAACGTTTATTACCAGTTGCCTTCACAGGTTTGTTTTATTTGCTAGGTTATTATTTTCTTATCAGATTTCCGGTTGTACCTTATTTTATAAAAGGGTTTATGCTGGCTACCCTGTTAACCATTATTGTTTCAATGGCAGTGACATTCTTCTGGAAGATTAGTATGCATATGATTGGTATCGGTGGTCTTACAGGTGCAATGTTAGCTTTATCCATGCGTTTTGGTCTGGATATATGGATTGTATTCTCTTCCGTTGTGCTAGTATCCGGATTTGTTGGTGGTGCAAGGTTGTACCTAAATGCACATACCCCTACTCAAGTTCATGTCGGATTTTTTCTCGGGTTTTTGATGGTATTCTGGGGAATATTAATGTAG
- a CDS encoding protein kinase, whose translation MKNKSMDLQILSGNYNIEDQISNGLFIASRKSDNLKVVIKKVKHKNHGYLESFERFSKINHHSIAKTLELINDSGDQYVVREYHQGTSLKTILDTRSIYHKVSERFFIQLTIELLKAVDLLHQSNVLHLDLKPANIIVKHKESETPTEWKPENILLIDFEQSLCFPVEKGLRNRFTLIYSPPEQLLNRLHLLKPSSDISAIGILLYEMIAGSAPYCDCNPEMLLHLQLTYPIKKRPTMRDEFFEIIHKASYKSSFPKPPRMLDYDTIDDILSKGINERYQSSGEMIIALNNYLELIKNYEPSWWYKMLRRLGF comes from the coding sequence ATGAAAAATAAATCTATGGACTTACAGATTCTTTCAGGTAATTATAATATTGAAGATCAAATATCAAACGGATTATTCATAGCATCCAGAAAGTCGGATAATCTTAAGGTAGTGATCAAAAAAGTTAAACATAAAAACCATGGATATCTTGAATCCTTCGAAAGATTTTCGAAAATAAATCATCATTCAATTGCCAAGACACTGGAATTAATAAATGATTCCGGTGACCAATATGTTGTGCGGGAATATCACCAGGGAACGAGTCTTAAAACTATACTTGACACAAGATCGATTTACCATAAGGTAAGTGAGCGTTTCTTTATACAACTTACCATCGAACTTTTAAAAGCTGTTGATCTTCTCCACCAATCAAATGTTCTTCACCTTGATCTTAAACCAGCTAATATTATAGTTAAGCATAAGGAAAGTGAAACTCCAACGGAATGGAAGCCTGAAAATATACTTCTAATCGATTTTGAACAATCATTATGCTTCCCTGTAGAGAAAGGTCTGCGAAACCGTTTTACATTAATTTATAGCCCTCCGGAGCAACTATTAAATCGACTTCATTTATTAAAACCATCGAGTGATATTTCGGCAATAGGTATTCTTTTATATGAAATGATTGCAGGTAGTGCCCCCTATTGCGACTGTAACCCTGAAATGTTATTACATCTCCAGTTAACCTATCCAATTAAGAAAAGGCCAACTATGAGGGATGAATTTTTTGAGATAATTCATAAAGCTTCGTATAAATCATCTTTCCCAAAACCACCAAGAATGCTTGATTATGATACCATTGATGATATTTTATCCAAAGGAATTAATGAACGATATCAATCTAGTGGTGAAATGATTATTGCACTTAATAATTATCTTGAATTAATAAAGAATTATGAACCTTCGTGGTGGTATAAGATGTTGAGACGTTTGGGTTTCTAA